The nucleotide sequence ACGAGGTCGTGCGCCAGGATGCGGTCCTGCTTGTCGATAATCGCCGTGGCGATCAGTTTCTGCCGTTCAATGCCGTCCTCTGTCGTACCCGCCGGCCGGTTCCACTCCGTGTACTCGGAATAATGCCGGTACGGGAGCAGTGCTTCCAGATAGCCGTGCGTCTCGCGGATCTTCTCACGCGACCACCCTTCCACGGCGGCCCCCATGGCGGATCCGATCCACGATCCCGCGATGCAGCCACGAAACTTGTCTTTGAGAGTTGGCATATTGAGTCCTCTACCCTTCCCATTCACGGCGGTCCGCCCGGCTCCGCCATGACAGTGTTCAGGCCAGCGCGCGACAAGGTCAAGACACGTTGCTCGTGGTTGCGTCAGCGCTTGAAGAACACTGTTCGACTATCCGGCGCCGGACATATTGAATCCGGCAGTATCCCTCAGAGCACCTCCGTGCCCTCCGTTTCCTCCGTGGTTCAAATCTCAAGTCCTCCGTTGAAAATGGAGTGTCGGGCACGGAGGCCCGACCTACCGTGTGAAAACAACGTTACAATGCACACAGGAGGCGACGCATATGCAAGGTTTCGACACACAACGGCTGAAGCGGGTGCGTGAGGTGCTGGAGCGCGGGATCGAGGAGAAATCCTTCCCCGGTGGCGTCTACGCCATCCAACGCCACGGCGAGACGGTAGCGCTCGGGGCGTTTGGCCTGCGGGATACGAACCCCGATGCGCCCGCGACTCTGGATACGCAGTACGACATGGCGAGCGTCACCAAGCCGGTCTGCTGCGCCACGCCGGCGATGATCCTCATGGAGCAGGGCAGGCTCCACACGGGCGAGGAGGCGCGGTCGTTCTTCCCGGAGTTCAGCCTGCCGCACTGGGCCGGCATCACTATTCACCACCTGCTCACGCACACCAGCGGCCTGCCCGACTGGAAGGCCCTCCACGCGGACGGCCTCGGCGATGAGGCCGCGCTGACCTCGATCTTCAAATGCGAGATGAAGGCGGCGCCCGGCGCGCAATACGAGTATTCCTGCCTTGGCTATATCACGCTAGGCAAGATCCTGGAGCGCGTGGCCAAAGAGCCGCTGGATGCCTTCACCAAGCGCGAAATCTTCGAACCGCTGGGCATGTCGAACTCCGGATTCCGCCGCATCTCGACGTCGCCGAAACTCGGTCCCGCCGACAATGTCGCCCCGACCATCGCCAGCGACCGCGAGCGCGGCAAACTCTACGGCGAGGTCCACGATGGCAACGCCAGCGGCATCGACGGCGTGAGCGGAAACGCCGGCCTCTTCAGCACGGCCGCCGATATGCTCCGCTACGGCCAGATGCTGCTCAACGGCGGTGAACTGGACGGCGCGCGCATTCTCTGTCCGCTCACTGTTGACCGCATGCTCACCAGCCAGATCGACAGGACGGTTGGCGGCCAGACCTGGGGGCTCTTCTGCGCGCCCAGCGGATATCACCCGGGCGGCGACGTCCTGTGGGAAGGCTCCGCAGGGCATACCGGCTTCACCGGAACGTCGCTTCTGGTACA is from Armatimonadota bacterium and encodes:
- a CDS encoding serine hydrolase domain-containing protein — encoded protein: MQGFDTQRLKRVREVLERGIEEKSFPGGVYAIQRHGETVALGAFGLRDTNPDAPATLDTQYDMASVTKPVCCATPAMILMEQGRLHTGEEARSFFPEFSLPHWAGITIHHLLTHTSGLPDWKALHADGLGDEAALTSIFKCEMKAAPGAQYEYSCLGYITLGKILERVAKEPLDAFTKREIFEPLGMSNSGFRRISTSPKLGPADNVAPTIASDRERGKLYGEVHDGNASGIDGVSGNAGLFSTAADMLRYGQMLLNGGELDGARILCPLTVDRMLTSQIDRTVGGQTWGLFCAPSGYHPGGDVLWEGSAGHTGFTGTSLLVHKGLELVVVLLTNRVLIPNATHIRARRLFHNAVGAAIAG